Part of the Arthrobacter sp. MMS18-M83 genome is shown below.
AGCCTGGGGCGGCACGGCCATAGGAAGGCTGCTGGATCCGAACATCCTGATGCTCGCGTTCGCAGCCCTGATGGTGATAGCCGGGATCCGCATGCTGACCCGCACCCGCGAAACCGACGGTTCCTGCAGCACCGGGCCCAACCGGGCCTTCCGCACCTGCGCCCCCAAAGCCGTCGGCGTGGGACTCCTGGTGGGGTTCCTGACCGGACTCCTAGGCGTGGGCGGCGGATTCCTCATCACGCCAGCCCTCACGCTGTTCCTCGGACTGCGCATGAAACAGGCCGTCGGATCATCCCTGGCCATCATCGTGATCAACTCCGTGGCAGGCTTCAGCGCCCACGCGGCCGGATTCACCATCGAGTGGCCGACCGTCCTGGCCTTCGGCATCCCGGCGATCCTCGGCTCACTCGTTGCCGCCCGGCTCGCCCGCCGGCTCAAGGAGAACCATGTCCGCGTCTCGTTCGCGGTGCTGATCTTCGCCGTCGCGGCCTGGGTCACGGCCAGCACCGTCACGGCCTGACACACCATCCACACCCAGCAAGGAGAACACGCATGGGCCTGATCAATTCCCTGAAAAAAGTCTTCAACAAGCCCTACAAAACAATCACCGTGGCCGAAGCCAAGGAACTCATGGCATCCGGCGCCACCCTGATCGATGTCCGCTCCACCCAGGAATGGCGCACCGGCCGCGCACCCCAAGCCAAACACGTTCCCCTGGACCGACTGCAGTCCAGCACGGCGGGGATCCAGAAAACCAGGCCCGTGATCGCCATATGCCACTCCGGTGTCCGCTCCGGGTCCGCAGCCCGGCTCCTCACCGGGCAAGGCTACGAGGCCTACTCCCTCCGCGGCGGCATGGCAGCCTGGCGCCACGCCGGCGAACCCATCCGCCAATAACAGCCGAACCTTGCAACCGGCCGAAACTTAGAAGGAGAACCCCACGGCTGAAATCAGCGTCACCGAAACCGAGCAGCGCCGGGACACC
Proteins encoded:
- a CDS encoding sulfite exporter TauE/SafE family protein, whose amino-acid sequence is MIAALALGLLVGVVLGVVGGGGSIIAVPALVYGVGLSPAQAIPTSLLVVGVSSLAALIPRFREGINWPVVLMVGAAGIPAAWGGTAIGRLLDPNILMLAFAALMVIAGIRMLTRTRETDGSCSTGPNRAFRTCAPKAVGVGLLVGFLTGLLGVGGGFLITPALTLFLGLRMKQAVGSSLAIIVINSVAGFSAHAAGFTIEWPTVLAFGIPAILGSLVAARLARRLKENHVRVSFAVLIFAVAAWVTASTVTA
- a CDS encoding rhodanese-like domain-containing protein — encoded protein: MGLINSLKKVFNKPYKTITVAEAKELMASGATLIDVRSTQEWRTGRAPQAKHVPLDRLQSSTAGIQKTRPVIAICHSGVRSGSAARLLTGQGYEAYSLRGGMAAWRHAGEPIRQ